The DNA sequence GGCTGTTAGCCAAAAATataatttggttaattaattaaattaattttgcttTGTATAATGTGTAGGTACTaggaataataaacatctcatgggTTCATAAAATATCGAATTCTGATCTTTTGGATCTAAAGCTCTCATACCATGTCATAATACCACTCATCCTAAAAATTTTAGCTGATggaaaaaaataacactaatgggttatatctctaatactgaattggacatccctaaacctccattgtacatattgtacaaatattctattggctccctgcactttttcaattttatataataaaactgATTATTAATcggttaaaaaattcaaaaaccaatttttaaccgattataaaaataaaaattagttttgaaaaataaccaattttaaaaaaaaaatcgatttGTACGTAGAAAAAtggattttcaaagaaaaaaaatttaacaaccgATTTTTAACTGGTTAAAAATCGATTTTAATCAGTTAAAActgatttttacaaaaaaatcagTTAATTAATTTGACCACAAGAGTGGCATAAAATTTGGTTTTAGTTTTGATTATccggttaaaaattaatttttaaaatttagttttggtTAACCACTTTTTGATaatatgaatataattttttaaattattttattaaattggttaGTCAAAATGTGATTATAATTTTCTAACCGGTTAACCATAATTTGGTTATTTTATGTGCACCCTAGGTAACGGTATATCATTCTTTTGGATCGAAATTGTCgtctttccaaaaaaaaaatggtCGGATTGAATCTTCACTTCTTTTTGTATAATAGATAAGTAAATATGTGGTGTTTTAATTGGATATGCATTATCTTTTTTGGTTTTGTAAAACTTCTCGGAAAAACAAGTGTAACAATTTTACTTACGCAAAATTGTATGGAAATAAGTTTACAAAATTCTCTTAAGTTTCAGCATATTATATAACACCCAATCCGGATACAATAAACTGTATTTTAACCTCATCATATAGTATACCGATAGTCTCTCAAATTAAACATATTTGTAATTGCTCAAGCAACTTTTTAGTATGCATAATAGTGGAATAAAGTCAATTTTAAAGTGACAGGCATGACTAATAGGAAAATAAACACAGATTTATTGAGATCTCATCATTTACGAGCATGCCATGCTTTGCAAAGGTGTTTACATAAAAATTTGCTTCTCAATAAGCATGATTAGCAACCAGGGACCCGTTACTAGGTGTGAGTGTGACCACTACCAGGCTTAACATCATTGGTGGATCAAAATAGAGAGAACTTATACAATGTGAACAAAACAACATTGTTATATGCAAAACACTGAGAGGAGATGTAGCTCCTTCTCATGTTTAAGGTCCCATTCTGATACATTATGTTCAAGCCAGTTGCTAACTCTAAAGAGAATTCTACTAAATTCACAATTTAATCTTAGGCTTGGAATGTATAAGTTCCCCCTTGTGAGTCAGAAGAATTAGTGGTTATGCAAAGCATCACCGAGGATCAAATCAACCATCAGCAGTTGCCTTGTCAAAAGATGATTTTTCTGGTTTCTTATGTGGTTCCATATCCACATACAGAACACGCCCATGCAAtatctgcaacaaaagaaaaagaaaagggttgattcatttatgaattttggcaTTTCACAGAAGAGAAAAGTAAAGGTACTAGATTCTTGCATTTCCATTCATGGCCATCTGTGCCTTGCGGGCTTCTTCCTCCTTAGCAAAGGTCACGTATCCGAAACCCTTAGATCTGTTTTTGGCTTTGTTCAGTACTATATCAGCTGGAAAAGGGAAATGACATTGACAGGTACATTAAGATTTTAATATGGGGCGTTCATGTTCAATGCTTGTAGTGACAATAGAAGAAGAACATACCATTTAGGACATTGCCATATTCTGAAAAGGCTTCAGCTAATTTCTCTTTCGTGGTAGAAAATGCTAATCCTGCACCAAGATTTTCATTCAGTTCATGTCACGGCAACAGCAAAACAAGAGAAATTAAATTTCAGGGCAAAGGCAAATCAAACACTTCTACAacagtaataaataaataaatcatatacGCTAAACAGGATTGGCATTAAGATGGCTCAATTGTACTCAAACTAAACCTTTTTCCATATACCACAATCTAAAGTAATGAAAGTTATTTCTTGATTCCTACTCAAAGGCGGCTGGCGGCTGCAACTACTTAGTTGCATTGTAATATGCTATTATTTCCTTTTTCTAATTGCTCTGGGACCATTGTTATACTTCTATTTCTGAAATCATCGTTTATAGCAATGATGTGCAAAACAGATTTGATTAAGTATAAACCCCCCAATGTTGAATCAATCCATTTGAATCCAATGCTAAAACCAATAGCAGGAATAACCAGCCGTGCTCTGCAGTTATTCAAATCTCCATAGTAAAAGCAATTGCTTGAACAGAACTTTAAGATAAATCAAGAAAACAGCTCAAATTAGCAGACTAGTGAAAAAATCGAACTAAATTTTTGGTACTCCAGTTTGCAAATAGTAATAATGATATTACACAAGAGAGGGAGAGTCCCAGGAAAACGAAAAGGGTGTGTGTAGCTATGTACCTTTGACAAAAATCTTGGAAGAAATTGATCGGAGGAAAAGAAGCTGAGAAAGAGAGCGGTGCTGTTGACACCATATTTGCCGCAGACTCTCCATGCTTCAGCTTCAACTTCAACTGTCACtcaacaaaataatttatattcaattattacaattcataaaaaaaaatccaaaattatccaccaaaaatctcatgtAACTAATCTCAAgtaccaaataaaaaataaacaaagctaatactaaattttattatcaaaatccCAATCTAAAGCTTTTGTATCTACTATTTTTTGCAAATGCTGTGGCATAAGCATTTAGGCACCCTCAACAAAGATTGTATATACCATAATatgaccaaaaaaataaaataaaaggattgAACATAACAACCTAATTTGATCAATAATGTGATCAGAAATTTTATCAATAATTTAGTCAGCAATTTAGCAACAACAGGACCAACAGCAATACAATGATAGCAGCAGCAACATTAGCacttaacaataaaaattaaaacagcGTAGCAGCAAAACAAAAAAAGAACAGAGGTAGAGGCAGAGAGGCAGAGAGGCGGAGCAGACCGGCGGAGAGGAGGTGGCAGAGGGGCGAAGAGGAGGCAGCGGTGGAGCAGAAAAGAGAGTAGGCTGCCgcggagaagaagggaagtgaggTCAGCTAGCAAGAGCCGAGAAGCCTCATTCAGAGAGAGAGACAGAACAGATCAAGGCTTGGGCAAATTTGCAAGAACCGAACCGGTCAATGAACCGAACCGGTCAACCCAGGTCAAATTGTGgttgaaccggtttaattaaaaataaaataaaataattaaaattttcaaaatgcaCATTATGTTtcatcattaaaataaaaaatttctaattaatttataatcaacaacaagccaacaACTAAGAAATTAACTCCGAATCAGAACAATAGTAcaaaattaactaagaaaattaacaacaatcaacaataattGAAACAGAACAAAAACAACAATCATTTCCTGGTTTTTTCTCATAGTTACATATAGTGACACTGACACAAATGCATGTATTTGAAAAACTCTCTTCATTGTTCCAGTAATAGAAAGGTTTAAGGAAGATAGAGTCTCGAACTGAACAACTATATCTGAGGTTTGAAGTGTTAAACAGCCCAATCAAAAGAGTGAGATTTCAGAAATGAAAACACTTCTATTCTATTATCACTAGCATAAATATCTTCATCAAGGCACACCCACATTCAATTAATAAAACGTATCTTCTGCTACAGGACCTGTAGATTTAATAAACAAAAGATATATCATGTATGCATTGTGGCAATTCAGAAAtggaataaatatttagaagaataatatattaatattagccTTAACTAATATGAAAGAGCAAAAGCTAACTTCCAACACGTAATATTCCATCATAGTTGTTTACAAAGTCAAAATGCTGGAGCCTTAAAATGAAAGATTTGTTGTGCTGCTTCAGAGAGAAAAAGCaatacaaataaaatttcaatctcAATCATTGTGTATCACCCAAGAGTATCAAGAAAAGTTTATTATAACCATTAAAAGGCTCACAAAATCCCTAATAGAGTAATAGATGATAATATCCAAAAATCAGCATGGATTTGGAAGCTTAGAACAAAAATGAAATATGTTACCCTACTCACTCAGATAATAAATTTACTAGATTCACAAATATAAATAGTTCAAGCTAGAAACAATGAAGAGAGTTTTTCAAATACATGCATTTGTATCACTAACAGCATAACCTCAACATGTCAACCGCCATAGCAGAACAAGAATACAGGACATTCAACAAGAAAAAGCTAAGGATTAAAGGacacaacaaaacaaaattaacaaactcaagAATACACTAAACTCAgagaaattaacaacaatcaagaataaaggaaattaactcagaaaaacaacaattaactcagaaaacaaGAATAACAAAAAATACCTTCCAGAGCATAGAGCATAGAGGTGAGGGAGAGGGAGCACGGCGGACATACGAAATGGAGCACAGCGGAACTGGACCAGAGGAGGGCTGGAGCGCGGCAGAAGTGGGGCTGTGCGAGGGAGGAACGAGACAGAGGAGACCAGTGGTGCACGAGACGCGTTGCGACGGCGGAGACGAGCTTGAGCAGTGGAATGGCCACTGGAGCAGATGCGATGGCGGCGGTGAGATAGCGGTGGACGTGAGTTTTCGGTGATGGAGAAGGCGGCGGGGGTGAGTGTGGGTAGTAGGGCTACTGAACTCTGATATTGATTCTTCAGTGTATGCGAATTTGGGTGACGGAGGATTTCGGGTTTCTCTTTCAAGGGTTAACTACTAGTCTACTAATTCGTTaccgaaaaataaaaattaaaaataaaaaagtttttttaaatttttttggtaactaaacagagaagaaagaaagaaaaaaaaggacaaAACTAAATTAATTGATTAGGTTCATATCTAAATTTATTAGATGTTGAAATTCACTCTATGATTGACTCTAATTTGAGCAAATGTTCATGTCAAAAGCAACTGCTTTACccatacaatctgcaacactatttgcaTTTTTCTGACATAAAAGAATGAGTAAATg is a window from the Arachis hypogaea cultivar Tifrunner chromosome 17, arahy.Tifrunner.gnm2.J5K5, whole genome shotgun sequence genome containing:
- the LOC112767210 gene encoding small RNA-binding protein 11, chloroplastic; translation: MESLRQIWCQQHRSLSQLLFLRSISSKIFVKGLAFSTTKEKLAEAFSEYGNVLNADIVLNKAKNRSKGFGYVTFAKEEEARKAQMAMNGNILHGRVLYVDMEPHKKPEKSSFDKATADG